From Nitrospira sp.:
GCATCCCCATGGAGCAGAAACATCGCGGTATACCAGGGGCCCGCCAAGAGAATGAACAGCAAGGTGCCGACGATGGGAGCGCCTCTTTGCCAAAAGACCAGCCATTGCCGAGTGGCGATGAGATAGAGCAGCGCGGTGATCAGCGGGACAGCAAATCCCACAGGCCCCTTCGTCAGGGTTGCGAGGGCCATGCCGACATAGAAGCCCCAGATCCAGTGTCGGCCTGCCCCCTGTTCGTGAAGCCCCAGCCAGAAACTATAGAGCGACATCGTGGTGAAAAAGATCAGCACGCTATCGGTGATGGCCATGCGCCCCAGCGCCAGTATTTCAACATTCAACAGCAACATGAGCGCGCCCATCAGGCCGACGGTCGGGCCTCGAAGGCGAGAGAGAAACAAGTAGTGCATCACAATCAACGCCACGCCGAAGATGGCGGAGGGAGCGCGTGCGGCAAATTCGTTGACACCAAAGACCTGATAAGACCCCGTCATCAGCCAGTAGACGAAGACCGGTTTCGCCACGCGAAGTTCGCCGTTGAAGGTCGGTGTGACGAGATCACCGGAGGCGAACATCTCGCGGCCTGCTTCGGCGTTCCGACCCTCATCGCGATCGGTCAGACCCATGCTGCCGAGACCGACAAAAAAGAGGAGACCAGATAAGAGCAACAAAAGCAGAAGGTGGACGGGCTGAGGTGTGAGGCGGTCCATGAGTCGGTATCAGGTTACCCGTGAGGAAGGGGAGAGGCCAAGCGAGAGGACGTGGCTGGATCACTCATGCTTGTGGCCCTGGCGCGCTCTTCGTGTGATTCGCACGGTGAATGAGAGCCAGATTGCGGAGATACACCACCGATCCGATAGACTGTCCTGCAATAAAGACCGGGTCCATTCGGTAGATCGCATAGGAGAGCGTGATCAGTCCGCCGATGAGACTCATGTACCAAAAGGAGACGGGGACGCGGCTCTCCGCCGTCCGCTCGGAGGCGATCCATTGAACCACCCAACGGCCGAAGAAGAGCCCCTGACCGAGGAATCCGATACCGATCCAGAGTGTTTCAGTACTCATGAAGTGTGGGAGAGGTTGCTATCACGCACGGTCGACTCACGCCGCGGGTCCTCGGAATTTATACAGGAGCACGCGTTGCTGCATCCAACGCACGGCGATCAGATCGTACAGCGATGTGAACAAGCGGTTTCCCATCCCGTACTTGGAGACGCCATGAATGCGGGGATAATGCCGGACGGGCACTTCGGTTACCGTGAATCCATACATTAATGCGAGTGCCGGAAAGAATCGATGCATCCCCTCAAAGAGCCGGATGCGCTCCAGCACGGGGCGACGAAAGACCTTGAGCGGGCACCCCGTATCATGGACGCCGTCATGGGTGAACACATTTCGCACACGGTTCGCAATTCGAGAAGAGATC
This genomic window contains:
- a CDS encoding glycosyltransferase family 39 protein, producing MDRLTPQPVHLLLLLLLSGLLFFVGLGSMGLTDRDEGRNAEAGREMFASGDLVTPTFNGELRVAKPVFVYWLMTGSYQVFGVNEFAARAPSAIFGVALIVMHYLFLSRLRGPTVGLMGALMLLLNVEILALGRMAITDSVLIFFTTMSLYSFWLGLHEQGAGRHWIWGFYVGMALATLTKGPVGFAVPLITALLYLIATRQWLVFWQRGAPIVGTLLFILLAGPWYTAMFLLHGDAYTSQAKVHTVGRFLAPMEGHGVGWWFYFPVLLLGFYPWSAFLPAAFYRAYAAWRESPGRLHERNGSPRTSEPAGSGHELDWFAALWVIGSSFFSACHPPASHTISVRCFLPVRSSPLPIGPWV
- a CDS encoding lipid-A-disaccharide synthase N-terminal domain-containing protein, translating into MSTETLWIGIGFLGQGLFFGRWVVQWIASERTAESRVPVSFWYMSLIGGLITLSYAIYRMDPVFIAGQSIGSVVYLRNLALIHRANHTKSAPGPQA